One stretch of Pseudomonas sp. NC02 DNA includes these proteins:
- a CDS encoding bifunctional diguanylate cyclase/phosphodiesterase, with protein MKLELKNSLSVKLLRVVLLSAFAVGVVLSAAQIVFDAYKTRQAVAGDAQRILDMFRDPSTQAVYSLDREMGMQVIEGLFQDDAVRMASIGHPNETMLAEKTRDLQQSPSRWLTDLILGQERTFTTPLVGRGPYSEYYGDLSITLDTATYGKGFLVSSVIIFISGVLRALAMGLVLYLVYHWLLTKPLSRIIEHLSSINPDRPSEHKIPQLKGHEKNELGLWINTANQLLESIERNTHLRHEAENSLLRMAQYDFLTGLPNRQKLQEQLDKILIDAGRRQRRVAVLCVGLDDFKSVNEQFTYQAGDQLLLALADRLRAHSGRLGALARLGGDQFALVQADIEQPYEAAELAQSILDDLEAEFALDHEQIRLRATIGITLFPEDGDSTEKLLQKAEQTMTLAKSRSRNRYQFYIASVDSEMRRRRELEKDLRDALSREQFHLVYQPQISYLDHRVVGVEALIRWQHPEHGLVPPDLFIPLAEQNGTIIAIGEWVLDQACRQLREWHDLGFTELRMAVNLSTVQLHHAELPRVVNNLLQIYRLPPRSLELEVTETGLMEDISTAAQHLLSLRRSGALIAIDDFGTGYSSLSYLKSLPLDKIKIDKSFVQDLLDDDDDATIVRAIIQLGKSLGMQVIAEGVETAEQEAYIISEGCHEGQGYHYSKPLPARELVAYLKQAQRNNAAIL; from the coding sequence TTGAAGCTGGAACTCAAAAACAGCTTGTCGGTGAAGTTGCTACGGGTGGTACTGCTTTCGGCATTCGCCGTGGGCGTGGTACTGAGCGCGGCGCAGATCGTCTTTGATGCGTACAAGACGCGCCAGGCCGTGGCCGGTGATGCCCAGCGCATCCTCGACATGTTTCGCGACCCGTCCACCCAGGCCGTCTACAGCCTGGACCGGGAGATGGGCATGCAGGTCATCGAAGGCCTGTTTCAGGATGATGCCGTGCGCATGGCCTCCATCGGCCACCCCAACGAAACCATGCTCGCGGAAAAAACCCGCGACCTGCAACAATCCCCGAGCCGCTGGCTGACCGACCTGATCCTGGGCCAGGAACGCACGTTCACCACGCCGCTGGTGGGGCGCGGGCCTTACAGCGAGTACTACGGTGACCTGAGCATCACCCTCGACACCGCCACCTATGGCAAAGGGTTTCTCGTCAGTTCGGTGATCATTTTCATCTCCGGGGTGCTGCGGGCCCTGGCCATGGGCCTGGTGTTGTACCTGGTCTATCACTGGCTGCTGACCAAGCCGCTGTCGCGCATCATCGAGCACCTGAGTTCGATCAACCCCGACCGCCCCAGCGAGCACAAGATCCCGCAGCTCAAGGGCCACGAGAAAAACGAGCTGGGGCTCTGGATCAACACCGCCAACCAGTTGCTCGAATCCATCGAGCGCAATACGCACTTGCGCCATGAGGCGGAAAACAGCCTGCTGCGCATGGCCCAGTACGACTTCCTGACCGGCCTGCCGAACCGCCAGAAACTGCAGGAGCAACTGGACAAGATCCTGATCGACGCCGGCCGCCGGCAACGTCGGGTCGCGGTGTTGTGCGTGGGGCTGGATGACTTCAAAAGCGTCAACGAGCAGTTCACCTACCAGGCCGGCGACCAGTTGCTGCTGGCCCTGGCCGACCGCCTGCGCGCCCACAGCGGCCGCCTCGGCGCCCTCGCCCGCCTCGGCGGCGACCAGTTCGCCCTGGTGCAGGCCGATATCGAGCAGCCCTACGAAGCCGCCGAATTGGCACAAAGCATCCTCGACGACCTGGAAGCCGAATTCGCCCTCGATCACGAACAGATCCGCCTGCGTGCCACCATCGGCATCACCCTGTTCCCGGAAGACGGCGACAGCACCGAGAAGCTGCTGCAAAAAGCCGAACAGACCATGACCCTGGCCAAGAGCCGCTCGCGCAACCGCTACCAGTTCTATATCGCCAGCGTCGACAGCGAAATGCGCCGCCGCCGCGAGCTGGAAAAGGATCTGCGCGACGCCTTGAGCCGCGAGCAGTTTCACCTGGTGTACCAGCCGCAGATCAGCTATCTCGACCACCGTGTGGTGGGTGTCGAAGCGTTGATCCGCTGGCAGCACCCGGAGCACGGCCTGGTGCCGCCCGACCTGTTTATCCCCCTGGCCGAACAGAACGGCACCATCATTGCCATCGGCGAATGGGTACTGGACCAGGCCTGCCGGCAACTGCGGGAATGGCATGACCTGGGCTTCACCGAGCTGCGCATGGCGGTCAACCTGTCGACCGTGCAGTTGCACCACGCCGAGCTGCCACGGGTGGTCAACAACCTGCTGCAAATCTACCGCTTGCCGCCGCGTAGCCTGGAGCTGGAAGTCACCGAGACCGGCCTGATGGAAGACATCAGCACCGCCGCCCAGCACCTGCTGAGCCTGCGCCGCTCCGGGGCACTGATTGCGATTGATGACTTCGGCACCGGCTATTCGTCCCTGAGCTATCTGAAAAGCCTGCCGCTGGACAAGATCAAGATCGACAAGAGCTTCGTCCAGGACCTGCTGGATGACGACGACGATGCGACCATCGTGCGGGCGATCATCCAGCTCGGCAAAAGCCTTGGCATGCAGGTGATCGCCGAGGGTGTGGAGACCGCCGAACAGGAGGCCTACATCATCTCCGAGGGTTGCCACGAGGGTCAGGGCTACCACTACAGCAAACCCTTGCCGGCACGGGAGTTGGTGGCCTACTTGAAACAGGCCCAGCGCAATAACGCCGCCATCCTCTGA
- a CDS encoding imelysin family protein, translated as MIRMPLATASLLAIAISLAGCGEGKDKAAAPQAPAAASTTAPAAAPAGQVDEAAAKAVVAHYADMVFAVYSDAESTAKTLQTAIDTFLANPNDDTLKAARTAWIASRVPYLQSEVFRFGNTIIDDWEGQVNAWPLDEGLIDYVDKTYEHALGNPGATANIIANNEIQVGEDKVDVKDITPEKLASLNELGGSEANVATGYHAIEFLLWGQDLNGTGPGAGNRPASDYMTGDGATGGHNERRRTYLRAVTQLLVSDLEEMVGNWKPNVEDNYRATLEAEPATDGLRKMLFGMGSLSLGELAGERMKVSLEANSPEDEQDCFSDNTHNSHFYDAKGIRNVYLGEYTRTDGTKMTGASLSSLVAKADPAADEALKADLASTEAKIQVMVDHANNGEHYDQLIAAGNDKGNQIVRDAIAALVKQTGSIEQAAGKLGISDLNPDNADHEF; from the coding sequence ATGATTCGTATGCCCCTGGCCACCGCCAGCCTTCTCGCCATTGCCATTTCGCTCGCCGGTTGCGGTGAAGGCAAAGACAAGGCCGCCGCGCCTCAAGCCCCGGCCGCCGCCAGCACCACCGCCCCGGCGGCTGCCCCGGCAGGCCAGGTAGACGAGGCCGCCGCCAAGGCCGTGGTCGCGCATTACGCTGACATGGTGTTCGCGGTGTACAGCGATGCCGAGTCCACCGCGAAAACCCTGCAAACCGCGATCGACACTTTCCTTGCCAACCCGAACGACGACACCCTGAAAGCGGCCCGTACCGCCTGGATCGCCTCGCGCGTGCCGTACCTGCAGAGTGAAGTGTTCCGCTTCGGCAACACCATCATTGACGACTGGGAAGGCCAGGTGAACGCCTGGCCCCTGGACGAAGGCCTGATCGACTACGTCGACAAGACCTACGAACACGCCCTGGGCAACCCTGGCGCCACCGCCAACATCATCGCCAACAACGAGATCCAGGTCGGCGAAGACAAGGTCGATGTCAAAGACATCACCCCGGAAAAACTCGCCAGCCTGAATGAGCTGGGCGGTTCCGAAGCCAACGTAGCCACCGGCTACCACGCAATTGAATTCCTGCTCTGGGGCCAGGACCTGAACGGCACCGGCCCGGGCGCCGGCAACCGTCCAGCGTCGGACTACATGACCGGTGATGGCGCCACTGGCGGCCACAACGAGCGCCGCCGCACCTACCTGCGCGCCGTGACTCAACTGTTGGTCAGCGACCTGGAAGAAATGGTCGGCAACTGGAAGCCCAACGTCGAAGACAACTACCGCGCCACGCTGGAAGCAGAACCTGCGACCGATGGCCTGCGCAAGATGCTGTTCGGCATGGGTAGCCTGTCCCTGGGCGAGCTGGCCGGTGAGCGCATGAAGGTTTCCCTGGAAGCCAACTCGCCGGAAGACGAACAGGACTGCTTCAGCGACAACACCCACAACTCGCACTTCTACGACGCCAAGGGTATTCGTAACGTTTACCTGGGTGAGTACACCCGCACCGACGGTACCAAGATGACCGGCGCCAGCCTGTCCTCCCTGGTGGCCAAGGCCGACCCGGCGGCCGATGAAGCGTTGAAGGCTGACCTGGCCTCCACCGAAGCGAAGATCCAGGTGATGGTGGACCACGCCAACAACGGCGAACACTACGACCAGTTGATTGCTGCCGGTAACGACAAAGGCAACCAGATCGTACGTGACGCCATCGCCGCATTGGTGAAGCAGACCGGTTCGATCGAACAGGCTGCTGGCAAGCTGGGCATCAGTGACTTGAACCCGGATAACGCTGATCACGAGTTCTGA
- a CDS encoding TrkH family potassium uptake protein yields MALPTLRIIGFIIGIFLITLAIAMVIPMATLVFFERTSDLPSFLWASLITFIAGLALVIPGRPEHVHLRPRDMYLLTVSSWLVVCIFAALPFLLTQHISYTDSFFESMSGITATGSTVLSGLDTMSPGILIWRSLLHWLGGIGFIGMAVAILPLLRIGGMRLFQTESSDRSEKVMPRSHMVARLIVAAYVGITILGSLAFWWAGMGLFDAINHAMSAISTGGFSTSDESLAHWKQPAVHWVAVVVMILGSLPFTLYVATMRGNRRALIKDQQVQGLLGLLVVTWLVLGTWYWWTTDLPWLDALRHVAVNVTSVVTTTGFALGDYSIWGNFSLMLFFYLGFVGGCSGSTAGGIKIFRFQVAYILLKANLNQLIHPRAVIKQKYNGHRLDEEIVRSILTFSFFFAITICAIALALSLLGLDWMTALTGAASTVSGVGPGLGETIGPAGNFSTLPDAAKWILSFGMLLGRLEIITVFVLCIPAFWRH; encoded by the coding sequence ATGGCGTTGCCGACCTTACGGATAATCGGTTTCATTATCGGCATCTTCCTGATCACCCTGGCGATCGCCATGGTCATCCCCATGGCGACCCTGGTGTTTTTTGAACGCACCAGCGACCTGCCGTCGTTCCTCTGGGCCAGCCTGATTACCTTTATCGCGGGCCTGGCACTGGTCATCCCCGGCCGTCCGGAACACGTGCACCTGCGCCCGCGGGACATGTACCTGCTGACCGTCTCCAGCTGGCTGGTGGTGTGCATCTTCGCCGCACTGCCGTTTCTGTTGACCCAGCACATCAGCTACACCGACTCGTTCTTCGAAAGCATGTCCGGTATCACCGCTACCGGTTCCACGGTGCTCAGCGGCCTGGACACCATGTCCCCGGGCATCCTCATCTGGCGCTCGCTGCTGCACTGGCTCGGCGGTATCGGCTTTATCGGCATGGCGGTGGCGATCCTGCCGCTGCTGCGCATCGGTGGCATGCGCCTGTTCCAGACCGAATCCTCCGACCGCTCGGAAAAGGTCATGCCCCGCTCACACATGGTGGCGCGCCTGATCGTGGCGGCGTACGTGGGCATCACCATCCTCGGCAGCCTGGCGTTCTGGTGGGCCGGGATGGGGCTGTTCGATGCGATCAACCATGCGATGTCGGCGATTTCCACCGGCGGGTTTTCCACTTCCGACGAATCCCTGGCCCACTGGAAGCAACCGGCGGTGCACTGGGTGGCGGTGGTGGTGATGATTCTCGGCAGCCTGCCGTTCACCCTGTATGTGGCCACGATGCGCGGCAACCGCCGGGCGCTGATCAAGGATCAGCAGGTGCAAGGCTTGCTCGGGTTGCTGGTGGTGACCTGGCTGGTGCTCGGCACCTGGTATTGGTGGACCACCGACCTGCCTTGGCTGGACGCGCTGCGCCACGTGGCGGTGAACGTCACCTCTGTGGTGACCACCACCGGTTTCGCACTCGGGGACTACAGCATCTGGGGCAATTTCTCGCTGATGCTGTTCTTCTACCTGGGCTTTGTGGGCGGTTGCTCCGGCTCCACGGCTGGCGGGATCAAGATCTTCCGTTTCCAGGTCGCCTACATCCTGCTCAAGGCCAACTTGAACCAGCTGATTCACCCACGGGCGGTGATCAAGCAGAAGTACAACGGTCATCGCCTCGATGAAGAAATCGTGCGTTCGATCCTGACCTTCTCGTTTTTCTTCGCCATCACCATCTGCGCCATTGCCCTGGCCCTGTCACTGCTGGGCCTGGACTGGATGACCGCACTGACCGGCGCCGCCAGCACCGTGTCCGGTGTAGGCCCGGGCCTGGGTGAAACCATCGGCCCGGCCGGTAACTTCTCCACCCTGCCGGACGCGGCCAAGTGGATCCTGTCATTCGGCATGCTGCTGGGCCGGCTGGAGATCATTACGGTGTTTGTGCTGTGCATTCCGGCGTTTTGGCGTCACTGA
- a CDS encoding AraC family transcriptional regulator: protein MSERTTSASWAMGIVKALEMDGLDCRALFKQLGLDYAALNDPDARFPQDSMTRLWQRAVELSGNPAIGLNMGKVVRPASFHVAGYALMSSNTLAEGFMRLVRYQRIIAESADLSFRLLPEGYALILTVHGDHLPPTRQSAEASLASALALCGWLTGRTLQPRKVLVQGDQPADLAPYKQAFHAPLVFNAPYDALIFERADMEAPLPTANEAMALLHDRFAGEYLARFSESRVTHKARQVLCRLLPQGEPKREVVAQTLHLSQRTLQRRLQEEGTSFQTLLDDTRRELAEQYLAQPSMTLLEIAYLLGFADPSNFFRAFRRWFDATPGEYRARLHELPVSDAKTPECTAQTP from the coding sequence ATGAGCGAACGAACGACTTCTGCAAGCTGGGCGATGGGGATAGTCAAGGCGCTGGAAATGGACGGCCTGGATTGCCGTGCCTTGTTCAAGCAGCTTGGCCTGGATTACGCCGCGCTGAATGACCCGGATGCACGCTTCCCCCAGGACTCCATGACCCGCCTCTGGCAGCGCGCGGTCGAGCTGTCGGGCAACCCGGCGATTGGCTTGAACATGGGCAAGGTGGTGCGCCCGGCGTCGTTTCATGTGGCCGGCTACGCCTTGATGTCCAGCAATACCCTGGCCGAAGGTTTTATGCGGCTGGTGCGTTACCAGCGAATCATTGCTGAAAGTGCCGACCTGAGTTTCCGCCTGTTGCCCGAAGGTTATGCGCTGATTCTGACGGTGCACGGCGACCACCTGCCGCCTACCCGGCAAAGTGCCGAAGCGTCCCTGGCCAGTGCCCTGGCGTTATGCGGCTGGCTGACCGGGCGCACGTTGCAACCGCGCAAGGTGCTGGTGCAGGGCGATCAGCCAGCGGACCTGGCACCCTATAAACAAGCCTTCCATGCACCGCTGGTGTTCAACGCGCCCTATGACGCGCTGATCTTCGAACGGGCCGATATGGAGGCGCCGTTGCCCACGGCGAACGAGGCGATGGCGTTGTTGCACGATCGTTTTGCCGGGGAGTACCTGGCGCGGTTTTCCGAGAGCCGGGTGACCCACAAGGCGCGGCAGGTGCTATGCCGATTGCTGCCCCAGGGCGAGCCCAAGCGTGAAGTGGTTGCGCAGACGTTGCACCTGTCCCAGCGCACCTTGCAGCGCCGCTTGCAGGAGGAGGGCACGAGTTTCCAGACCTTGCTCGACGACACCCGCCGCGAACTGGCCGAGCAATACCTGGCGCAGCCGAGCATGACCCTGCTGGAAATTGCCTACCTGTTGGGGTTTGCCGACCCGAGCAACTTCTTTCGTGCGTTCCGCCGCTGGTTCGATGCCACGCCCGGCGAGTACCGGGCGCGGTTGCATGAGCTGCCTGTCAGTGACGCCAAAACGCCGGAATGCACAGCACAAACACCGTAA
- a CDS encoding DUF962 domain-containing protein has translation MENARQFNSFADFYPYYLSEHGNSTCRRLHFIGTSLVIFILALAIGKGAWWLLLALPVAGYSFAWIGHFFFEKNRPATFQHPLYSLLGDFVMYRDMILGKVPF, from the coding sequence GTGGAAAATGCCAGGCAATTCAACAGCTTCGCCGATTTCTACCCGTATTACCTGAGCGAACACGGCAACAGTACGTGCCGTCGACTGCACTTTATCGGCACCAGCCTCGTTATCTTCATACTCGCGTTGGCGATCGGCAAAGGTGCGTGGTGGCTGCTGCTGGCGCTGCCGGTGGCCGGCTACAGCTTTGCCTGGATCGGCCATTTCTTCTTTGAAAAGAATCGCCCGGCGACCTTCCAGCATCCGCTGTACAGCCTGTTGGGGGATTTCGTGATGTACCGCGACATGATTCTGGGCAAGGTGCCGTTCTAG
- a CDS encoding HD domain-containing protein has translation MNQQARFTHMQDGTQEDWAIIAKDFSAYARQLPSRILAHLRLLEGDFGGFPVDRLTHSLQTASRAWHDGRDEEYVVCALLHDIGDTLGSYNHPDIAAAILKPFVSAENLWMVEKHGIFQGYYFFHHLGMDRHLREQFGDHPQYRQTIEFCAQYDAAAFDPAYDTLPLSFFEPMLARVFAQPKNSLYKAAMERQG, from the coding sequence ATGAACCAGCAGGCCCGTTTCACCCATATGCAGGATGGTACCCAGGAAGACTGGGCGATCATCGCCAAGGATTTCAGTGCTTACGCCCGGCAATTGCCAAGCCGGATCCTGGCGCATCTACGGCTGCTGGAGGGCGACTTCGGCGGCTTCCCGGTGGACCGCCTGACCCACTCGCTGCAAACCGCCAGCCGCGCCTGGCACGATGGCCGGGATGAAGAGTACGTGGTGTGCGCCCTGCTCCACGACATCGGCGACACCCTCGGTTCCTACAACCACCCGGACATCGCCGCCGCGATCCTCAAGCCGTTTGTGAGCGCCGAGAATCTGTGGATGGTGGAGAAGCACGGGATCTTCCAGGGCTACTACTTCTTCCACCACCTGGGGATGGACCGCCACCTGCGCGAGCAATTTGGCGACCACCCGCAGTACCGGCAAACCATCGAGTTCTGCGCGCAGTACGACGCGGCGGCGTTCGACCCGGCCTACGACACCCTGCCGCTGAGCTTCTTCGAGCCGATGCTGGCGCGGGTGTTTGCCCAGCCGAAGAACTCGCTCTACAAGGCGGCGATGGAACGCCAGGGTTAA
- a CDS encoding MFS transporter has protein sequence MVGLMTVGLIINYLARNTLSVAAPTLMTDLSISTEQYSHIVVAWQVCYALMQPIAGYVIDAIGTKMGFAIFAISWSVVCALAAFATGWQSLAVARGALGLTESAGFPGGVKAITEWFPAKERSVAIGWFNFGSSFGALLAPPLVVWAILHSGWQLAFLIVGGIGLVWSGLWLLLYKHPRDQRLLAQAEREYIEAGQETHLKEGVQKKASWKRILKSRNFFAIASARMLSEPAWQTFNAWIPLYLMTERHMNIKEMALFAWLPFLAADIGCVLGGYLSPLFHRYFKVSLFTSRKLVMLFGCLCMIGPACIGLVDSAYTAIALLCVGGFAHQTLSGALFSIASDSFGKNDVATATGGGQMCGFIGAAAFTAVFGVLVTKVGYSPLFVVLAIFDIIAAIVILMVAREIVKDPEPATQTGHGGTLLPV, from the coding sequence ATGGTCGGGCTGATGACGGTCGGCCTGATTATTAACTACCTGGCCCGCAACACGCTCTCAGTCGCAGCCCCCACGCTGATGACCGACCTGAGCATCTCCACTGAGCAGTATTCCCACATCGTTGTTGCCTGGCAGGTGTGCTACGCCTTGATGCAGCCGATCGCCGGTTATGTGATCGATGCGATCGGTACCAAGATGGGCTTTGCCATCTTCGCCATCTCCTGGTCGGTAGTCTGTGCCCTGGCGGCATTCGCCACCGGTTGGCAGAGCCTGGCAGTGGCCCGTGGCGCACTGGGGCTGACGGAGTCGGCGGGCTTCCCCGGCGGCGTCAAGGCGATTACCGAGTGGTTCCCGGCCAAGGAGCGCTCCGTCGCCATCGGCTGGTTCAACTTTGGTTCGTCGTTTGGTGCGTTGCTGGCGCCGCCACTGGTGGTCTGGGCGATTTTGCACAGCGGCTGGCAGTTGGCATTCCTGATCGTTGGCGGCATCGGCCTGGTGTGGAGCGGGCTGTGGCTGCTGCTGTACAAGCACCCGCGTGACCAGCGCCTGCTGGCCCAGGCCGAGCGTGAGTACATCGAGGCCGGCCAGGAAACCCACCTCAAGGAAGGCGTGCAGAAGAAAGCCAGCTGGAAGCGCATCCTCAAGAGCCGCAACTTTTTCGCCATCGCCTCGGCGCGCATGCTCTCGGAGCCGGCCTGGCAGACGTTCAATGCCTGGATTCCGTTGTACCTGATGACCGAGCGGCACATGAACATCAAGGAAATGGCGCTGTTCGCCTGGCTGCCGTTCCTGGCCGCCGACATTGGCTGTGTGCTGGGTGGCTACCTGAGCCCGTTGTTCCACCGCTACTTCAAGGTCTCGCTGTTCACCTCGCGCAAGCTGGTGATGCTGTTCGGTTGCCTGTGCATGATCGGCCCGGCGTGCATCGGCCTGGTGGACAGTGCCTACACCGCGATTGCCCTGCTGTGTGTCGGCGGTTTCGCCCACCAGACCTTGTCGGGTGCACTGTTTTCCATCGCCTCGGACTCATTCGGCAAGAACGACGTGGCCACCGCCACCGGTGGCGGGCAGATGTGCGGGTTTATCGGGGCTGCGGCATTTACTGCGGTGTTCGGCGTGCTGGTGACCAAGGTCGGCTACAGCCCGCTGTTTGTGGTGCTGGCGATTTTCGACATCATTGCGGCCATCGTGATCCTGATGGTGGCCCGGGAGATCGTCAAAGATCCGGAGCCAGCCACCCAAACCGGTCACGGCGGCACATTGCTGCCGGTTTAA
- a CDS encoding MFS transporter — MPDTQRPMAVTLQVVSIVLFTFIGYLNIGIPLAVLPGYVHSDLGFGAVIAGLVISVQYLATLLSRPYAGRIIDNRGSKRAVMYGLAGCGLSGVFMLLSAWLSHLPALSLTSLLIGRLVLGSAESLVGSGSIGWGIGRVGAANTAKVISWNGIASYGALAIGAPLGVLLVSHFGLWSMGVSIILLAVLGLLLAWPKVAAPIVVGERLPFMHVLGRVLPHGCGLALGSIGFGTIATFITLYYATQHWDNAVLCLSLFGASFIGARLLFGNLINRIGGFRVAIACLSVETLGLLLLWLAPDPHLALAGAALSGFGFSLVFPALGVEAVNLVPASSRGAAVGAYSLFIDLSLGITGPLAGAIAAGFGFASIFLFAAIAAFGGLLLSLYLYRQAPKYREERQAS, encoded by the coding sequence ATGCCAGATACCCAGCGCCCCATGGCGGTCACGCTGCAAGTCGTTTCCATCGTTTTGTTCACCTTCATCGGCTACCTGAATATCGGCATTCCCCTGGCCGTGTTGCCTGGCTATGTGCACAGCGACCTGGGCTTTGGCGCCGTGATCGCGGGCCTTGTGATCAGCGTGCAATACCTGGCCACTCTGCTGAGCCGGCCCTATGCCGGACGCATCATCGATAATCGCGGCAGCAAGCGCGCCGTCATGTACGGCCTGGCCGGTTGCGGGTTGAGCGGCGTGTTCATGTTGCTCTCGGCGTGGCTGTCACACCTGCCGGCGCTGAGCCTCACCAGCCTGCTGATTGGCCGCCTGGTGCTGGGCAGCGCTGAAAGCCTGGTGGGCTCGGGTTCCATCGGCTGGGGCATTGGCCGGGTGGGCGCGGCGAATACCGCCAAGGTCATCTCCTGGAACGGCATCGCCAGCTACGGCGCCCTGGCCATCGGCGCACCGCTGGGGGTGTTGCTGGTCAGTCATTTCGGGTTGTGGAGCATGGGCGTCAGTATCATCCTGCTGGCGGTGCTGGGCCTGCTGCTGGCCTGGCCGAAAGTCGCCGCGCCGATCGTGGTGGGCGAGCGCCTGCCGTTCATGCATGTGCTGGGGCGCGTGTTGCCTCACGGCTGCGGGCTGGCGCTGGGCTCGATCGGGTTTGGCACCATCGCCACCTTCATCACCTTGTATTACGCGACCCAGCATTGGGATAACGCGGTGCTGTGCCTGAGCCTGTTCGGTGCCAGCTTTATCGGGGCGCGGTTGTTGTTCGGCAATTTGATCAACCGCATTGGCGGGTTTCGCGTAGCGATTGCCTGTTTGTCGGTGGAGACGCTGGGGCTGCTGCTGCTGTGGCTGGCGCCGGATCCTCATTTGGCGTTGGCGGGTGCGGCGTTGAGCGGGTTTGGCTTTTCCCTGGTGTTTCCGGCCTTGGGTGTGGAGGCGGTCAACCTGGTGCCCGCCTCGAGCCGGGGCGCGGCGGTGGGGGCGTATTCGCTGTTTATCGATTTGTCGTTGGGGATCACCGGGCCGTTGGCCGGGGCGATTGCGGCGGGGTTCGGGTTTGCCTCGATCTTCCTGTTTGCGGCGATCGCGGCGTTTGGCGGGTTGCTGTTGAGCCTGTATTTGTATCGGCAGGCGCCGAAGTATCGCGAAGAACGTCAGGCGAGTTAG
- the arfB gene encoding alternative ribosome rescue aminoacyl-tRNA hydrolase ArfB: MLVISNNVHLPDAEIELTAIRAQGAGGQNVNKVSSAVHLRFDIPASSLPDFYKERLLALRDTRITSEGVLILKAQQYRTQEQNRADALERLVELILSATKVEKKRRPTKPTLGSKKRRLESKTKRGSIKAGRGKVDF; the protein is encoded by the coding sequence ATGCTGGTGATATCCAACAACGTGCACCTCCCCGACGCCGAGATCGAGCTGACAGCCATCCGCGCCCAGGGCGCTGGCGGTCAAAACGTCAACAAGGTCTCCAGCGCCGTGCACCTGCGTTTCGACATCCCGGCCTCGTCCCTGCCTGACTTCTACAAGGAACGCCTGCTGGCCCTGCGCGACACCCGCATCACCAGCGAAGGCGTACTGATCCTCAAGGCCCAGCAATACCGAACCCAGGAACAAAACCGCGCCGACGCCCTCGAGCGCCTGGTGGAACTGATCCTCAGCGCCACCAAGGTCGAAAAGAAACGCCGCCCCACCAAACCCACCCTGGGCTCAAAGAAGCGCCGCCTCGAATCCAAGACCAAACGCGGCAGCATCAAGGCCGGCCGCGGCAAGGTGGACTTCTAA